One Prolixibacteraceae bacterium DNA segment encodes these proteins:
- a CDS encoding ISL3 family transposase → MNLSSYLFTAALHIESPFYIDYLDFDTANKRLDVHVSFTRGSKFSYDGECDLSVHDTREKRSQHLNFFENECFIIAKVSRVITRSDRVVTLPMSWEGTVSGFTLLFEALLLPLLSNMPVHKVSKLTGIYVDKSRSTEDFTDLEVVGIDETSCKKGHNYVTLFVDLKERRTVHVSEGKGSDTIASFCEIIPHKKEEDMPIESDCIKQVSCDMSPSFISGVQKHLPKSSITFDKFHIMKLINEAVDSVRRTECKEEECLKGHRYLFLSNQDNYTKKQEESFNDLKISHSKLKSFRALRIRESFQDIYSYANTIEEFECLLKQWYYWATHSRLEPNKKVAKTIKNHWNGIVKWMDTKLNNGILEGLNSIVQSAKRRARGFRKTENFITMIYLITGKLDFRKINKHYRSF, encoded by the coding sequence ATGAACCTGAGTAGTTACTTATTTACAGCCGCCTTGCATATTGAAAGTCCATTTTATATTGATTATTTAGATTTTGACACAGCCAATAAACGACTAGATGTTCATGTTTCTTTTACAAGAGGATCTAAATTTAGTTATGATGGTGAATGTGATCTAAGTGTACATGATACAAGAGAGAAACGTTCGCAGCATTTGAATTTCTTTGAAAATGAATGTTTCATAATAGCTAAAGTATCAAGAGTAATAACAAGATCTGATAGAGTTGTCACCTTACCTATGAGTTGGGAGGGAACAGTGAGTGGTTTTACACTACTATTTGAGGCGCTCTTATTACCATTACTTAGTAATATGCCAGTACATAAAGTATCGAAGCTTACAGGTATCTATGTTGATAAATCTAGGTCTACTGAAGATTTTACTGATCTAGAAGTGGTTGGTATTGACGAGACTTCATGTAAAAAGGGCCATAATTACGTAACACTATTTGTCGATTTAAAGGAACGAAGAACTGTACATGTCTCGGAAGGAAAAGGGTCTGACACGATTGCTTCATTTTGTGAGATTATCCCTCATAAGAAAGAAGAAGACATGCCAATAGAATCAGATTGTATCAAACAAGTTAGTTGTGATATGTCACCCTCCTTTATTAGCGGGGTACAAAAGCATCTACCTAAATCATCTATTACATTTGATAAATTTCATATTATGAAACTTATCAATGAAGCAGTGGATAGTGTTCGACGCACTGAATGTAAGGAAGAAGAGTGTTTAAAAGGTCACCGATATTTGTTTTTAAGTAATCAAGACAATTACACAAAAAAGCAAGAGGAGTCTTTTAATGATCTAAAGATATCTCATAGTAAATTAAAAAGTTTTAGAGCATTACGCATAAGAGAAAGTTTCCAAGATATTTATTCCTATGCTAATACGATTGAAGAGTTCGAATGCTTATTGAAACAATGGTATTATTGGGCAACACACTCAAGATTAGAACCCAATAAGAAGGTGGCTAAAACAATAAAAAATCATTGGAATGGAATCGTTAAGTGGATGGATACTAAACTTAACAATGGAATTTTAGAAGGCCTTAATTCTATTGTCCAATCCGCAAAAAGAAGAGCACGTGGGTTTAGAAAAACAGAGAATTTTATTACGATGATATACTTGATCACAGGTAAATTAGATTTTAGAAAAATCAACAAACATTATCGCTCTTTTTAG
- a CDS encoding transposase, with product MNKILTKQIQNKLSLYFCKLNSHLTKPELRCTREITTGILKTGSVIINQIATAIGDSIDKQQTTKRLRNHYNKKGFFLKLLRGHMDCVSDTIHEGDYILFDGSDIQKKYAKTMEGLDFVKDGDEKNKVGLGYWLMNVVHIDKANKMTPLYNKLYSFDHGAKSENNEAIEALKEVDNAIYKNVTCVFDRGFDRQIIKDYVVSQQNNFIIRLKKNTKLIYKGKETTVSTIGKKIPFFMELTANKRGKNKSKKINFECGAVKVKYRIKQREFELWLVATKRKSGGKCWLLTNSPKHTITEVIREAFQAYGFRWKIEEYHRHIKSSYDLENIQIKKFDGLQCMLAILTIAMGILYNTLESMHLRLLLDSKIKILDKNKVSELRNFIYYKISTIIKILLANVYTKHIIQSKQTQVDVGQMRLNLDF from the coding sequence ATGAACAAGATACTTACAAAACAAATACAGAACAAGTTAAGTCTATATTTTTGTAAATTAAATAGTCATTTAACCAAACCAGAATTACGTTGTACACGTGAGATAACAACAGGTATTCTTAAGACAGGGTCTGTTATTATCAATCAAATAGCAACAGCTATAGGGGATTCTATAGACAAACAACAAACGACCAAAAGGCTTCGGAATCATTACAATAAAAAAGGTTTCTTTTTAAAACTTCTTAGAGGCCATATGGATTGTGTGTCAGATACAATTCATGAAGGAGACTACATTCTATTTGATGGATCAGATATTCAAAAGAAATATGCTAAGACCATGGAAGGTCTGGATTTTGTAAAAGATGGAGATGAGAAAAATAAGGTTGGATTAGGTTATTGGCTTATGAATGTTGTACATATTGATAAGGCCAATAAGATGACACCTTTGTATAATAAGCTGTACAGTTTCGATCATGGAGCCAAGAGTGAAAATAATGAAGCAATCGAAGCATTAAAAGAAGTAGATAATGCTATTTATAAGAATGTAACTTGTGTGTTTGATCGAGGATTTGATCGTCAGATTATTAAGGATTATGTTGTTAGTCAACAAAATAACTTCATAATCAGATTGAAAAAGAATACCAAATTAATATACAAAGGCAAAGAAACTACTGTATCTACAATTGGGAAAAAGATTCCATTCTTCATGGAATTAACTGCCAATAAAAGAGGCAAAAACAAAAGTAAAAAGATAAACTTTGAGTGTGGTGCTGTTAAGGTTAAATATAGAATAAAGCAGAGGGAATTTGAGCTATGGCTTGTTGCTACAAAACGCAAATCAGGAGGGAAATGTTGGTTATTAACCAATTCACCTAAGCATACAATAACAGAAGTTATTAGGGAAGCTTTTCAAGCATATGGCTTTCGTTGGAAAATAGAAGAATACCATAGACATATCAAATCAAGCTATGATTTAGAGAATATACAAATAAAGAAGTTTGATGGACTGCAATGCATGTTGGCAATTTTAACCATTGCAATGGGAATCCTTTATAACACATTAGAGTCCATGCATCTAAGGTTGTTGCTAGATAGCAAAATTAAGATACTTGATAAAAACAAGGTATCTGAACTCAGAAATTTTATCTATTATAAGATAAGTACGATAATTAAAATTTTATTGGCAAATGTTTACACAAAACATATAATACAGAGTAAACAGACACAAGTAGACGTAGGACAAATGAGACTCAATCTAGATTTCTGA
- a CDS encoding LytTR family DNA-binding domain-containing protein produces the protein MAIKTLIIEDEIPAQRLLKETLQEIEIETEVVGCLSSNQAAIKWLRNNKHPEVILLDIQLSDGKSFEIFKHIQVESMILFTTAYDEYTLQAFKVNSLDYLLKPIEKEELQAALEKYLQYNKQFIQQKNASIDYNEMASIIQNKHNDYRKRFLIQSNESFFFLPMEQIALFYSSHGVTFAVTFEKREYPINHSLESLKDQLDPSCYFKINRQVVVNIEAIKRVHYYFNGKLKLETEPTHHMDIVVGKDKAAIFKRWLDR, from the coding sequence ATGGCTATAAAAACACTGATAATAGAAGACGAAATACCAGCTCAACGACTGCTCAAAGAGACACTTCAAGAGATAGAGATTGAGACAGAAGTGGTAGGATGCCTTAGCAGTAACCAAGCTGCCATAAAGTGGCTACGTAATAATAAACATCCCGAAGTGATCCTATTAGACATTCAACTATCCGATGGGAAGAGCTTCGAGATTTTTAAACATATCCAAGTAGAGAGCATGATCCTCTTTACCACCGCCTACGATGAATATACCCTACAAGCATTCAAAGTAAATAGCTTAGACTACCTACTAAAACCGATAGAAAAAGAGGAGCTACAAGCAGCACTCGAGAAGTATCTTCAGTATAACAAACAGTTTATTCAACAGAAAAATGCTTCCATTGACTATAATGAGATGGCATCTATAATACAGAATAAACATAACGATTACAGAAAACGATTTCTTATTCAGTCTAACGAATCTTTCTTCTTTCTACCTATGGAACAAATTGCCCTATTCTACAGCAGCCATGGGGTAACCTTTGCTGTCACCTTCGAAAAGAGAGAGTACCCCATAAACCACTCATTAGAGAGTTTAAAAGACCAACTAGATCCTAGTTGTTATTTTAAAATAAACAGGCAAGTCGTTGTCAATATCGAAGCCATCAAAAGAGTACATTACTATTTTAATGGAAAACTCAAACTAGAAACAGAACCGACACACCATATGGATATCGTTGTTGGCAAGGATAAGGCAGCCATATTCAAACGATGGCTTGATAGATAA
- a CDS encoding histidine kinase has protein sequence MDKKKDWYHAVKRVVLVSVYAIFVMQLVQFTMPDDIEFNPPFPKAIFGLLYLLFFNLSTEGNLFLDRYLNRKLPWFDNPRKRLIIQLLTILGWSFLSIVIPFTIWYYINGKYLAYPPATVIIFIGAFVLLLGCISISMAMNFFKQWQISLLDAAHYKEERLKAEYKILQNQVNPHFLFNCLNVLISEIKHDPETAISFTRKMSKVYRYVLQSKNYDLISLRKELEFIDSFIFLHKVRIGDALDYSCKVPENFLDKEVPPLTLQILLENAIKHNIANIDQVLHIAIETQGTNQLIVRNSLQLKENIDSTHTGLSNLIKRFELLNQGTLKIEQTETEFIIFIPLIEA, from the coding sequence ATGGATAAAAAGAAAGATTGGTATCATGCAGTGAAGAGAGTCGTTTTGGTTTCGGTATATGCCATTTTTGTAATGCAATTGGTTCAATTCACCATGCCAGATGATATTGAATTCAATCCACCTTTTCCCAAAGCTATTTTCGGCTTATTATACCTACTATTCTTTAACTTAAGCACCGAAGGCAATCTTTTTTTGGATCGATACTTAAATAGAAAGCTCCCTTGGTTTGATAACCCTCGAAAAAGGTTGATCATTCAATTGTTAACAATACTTGGGTGGTCGTTTTTATCTATTGTCATTCCATTTACGATCTGGTACTATATCAATGGAAAATATTTAGCATATCCCCCTGCTACTGTCATCATTTTTATAGGGGCATTCGTACTACTTCTTGGATGTATCAGCATCTCTATGGCTATGAATTTCTTCAAACAGTGGCAAATCTCCCTATTGGATGCAGCACACTACAAAGAGGAAAGACTAAAGGCTGAATATAAGATCTTACAAAATCAAGTCAACCCACACTTTCTTTTTAACTGCCTGAATGTATTAATCTCCGAAATAAAACACGATCCCGAAACAGCGATCTCATTTACGAGAAAAATGTCTAAAGTATATCGCTACGTACTTCAAAGTAAGAACTACGATCTCATCTCGCTTAGAAAAGAGTTAGAATTTATCGACTCTTTTATTTTCCTTCATAAAGTGAGAATTGGTGATGCTTTGGACTACTCATGTAAGGTGCCAGAAAACTTTCTAGACAAAGAGGTTCCTCCTCTAACCCTGCAGATACTTCTTGAGAATGCCATCAAACACAATATTGCAAATATCGATCAAGTTTTACATATTGCTATTGAGACACAAGGAACCAATCAGTTAATCGTACGAAATAGCTTACAACTCAAAGAAAATATAGATTCAACACACACAGGGCTATCCAATCTGATCAAACGCTTCGAACTTCTAAACCAAGGAACACTAAAGATCGAACAAACAGAGACAGAATTCATCATCTTCATTCCACTAATAGAGGCATAA
- a CDS encoding type 1 glutamine amidotransferase domain-containing protein, with product MNSKLIVSIVVLLILILCFMPNILQALGLHPKYKGKKYDLEGKRALIITTSHGILNAPGETTGKPTGVYASEMTVPYYEFTDAKMAVDIASIQGGEIPIEKQSLNWFIRTKADKRFLKDSLFQNKVKHSMKIDHIDFTQYDVIFFAGGWGAAYDLGYSTILGEKISDAYKDSPAIFGSVCHGALGFIQAKDSVGNALIEGRIMTGVTNKQIKELKVTFTPMHPEEELIMAGADYKSNTAFMDLFANLTVIDSEKRFVTGQNQNAGHEVAQKIMGLLQSSH from the coding sequence ATGAATAGCAAATTAATAGTATCCATCGTAGTACTCCTAATACTTATCCTATGCTTTATGCCAAACATTCTACAAGCATTGGGTCTACACCCCAAATACAAGGGGAAGAAATACGACTTAGAGGGGAAAAGAGCACTCATCATCACCACGAGTCATGGGATATTAAACGCACCAGGCGAAACTACAGGAAAGCCTACAGGAGTATATGCCTCAGAGATGACCGTTCCTTATTATGAATTTACCGATGCAAAGATGGCTGTCGATATCGCAAGCATTCAAGGTGGGGAGATACCTATCGAAAAACAATCGCTTAATTGGTTTATCCGAACCAAAGCAGACAAACGCTTTCTGAAAGATTCTCTTTTCCAAAATAAGGTAAAACATTCCATGAAAATAGACCACATCGATTTTACACAGTACGATGTGATCTTCTTCGCTGGAGGTTGGGGAGCAGCCTACGATCTAGGATACTCCACAATATTGGGAGAGAAGATAAGTGATGCATATAAGGATAGCCCTGCAATTTTCGGTAGTGTATGTCACGGAGCCTTAGGATTTATTCAAGCAAAAGATAGCGTAGGCAACGCACTTATCGAAGGTCGAATTATGACAGGAGTGACAAATAAACAGATCAAAGAGTTGAAAGTGACCTTCACCCCTATGCATCCAGAAGAGGAGCTAATAATGGCTGGGGCCGACTATAAAAGCAATACGGCTTTTATGGATCTCTTTGCCAACCTTACTGTGATCGATTCAGAAAAACGCTTTGTAACAGGACAAAATCAAAATGCTGGACACGAAGTGGCACAAAAGATAATGGGATTATTACAATCATCTCATTAA
- a CDS encoding DUF2147 domain-containing protein → MKHIFFVAILSVISIAASAQSKLIGSWHTGDQNTVIKIEAQDGDYIGKMISSDNPKARVGEIILKNIKVKKEAWTAKLYAPKRDAWYDVDLHKKDNKLEIRISVGFFSKTLNWTKIDTE, encoded by the coding sequence ATGAAGCATATATTTTTTGTAGCAATTCTTAGTGTTATCAGCATCGCTGCTTCGGCTCAATCAAAGTTGATCGGATCATGGCATACTGGTGACCAAAATACGGTGATAAAAATTGAAGCCCAGGATGGAGATTATATAGGCAAAATGATCTCTTCAGACAATCCCAAAGCAAGGGTTGGGGAGATTATATTAAAAAATATTAAAGTCAAAAAAGAGGCATGGACTGCGAAGCTATATGCTCCAAAACGTGATGCATGGTATGATGTAGATTTACATAAAAAGGATAACAAACTAGAGATTAGGATCTCGGTTGGGTTCTTTAGTAAAACCTTAAATTGGACTAAAATAGACACAGAATAG
- a CDS encoding alpha/beta hydrolase, protein MRAKKITLQNNQVEIQYIEKGQGEISLLFIHGWCIDKSYWSHQIDYFSKQYHVYALDLPGFGGSKAEREEWSIEAYSEDIKAFIHELKMKNIVVIGHSMAGEIMLQTALSNNPNIIGIVGIDNFKLIDVVFPKEQLEQFDEFFEMLKKDFKNTAPQYADMALFSPTTTQEVKDRVKRDFSESDSHVGYETCMKQMEFLMHDAPKLEKLNYKLHLIHSDATPTNIEGLNDHCKENFNIEVIPATGHYPMIEKPEAFNMILEKILLEITTNK, encoded by the coding sequence ATGCGTGCAAAAAAAATTACCCTACAGAACAACCAAGTAGAGATCCAATACATAGAGAAAGGGCAAGGAGAAATCTCCTTACTATTTATTCATGGTTGGTGTATTGATAAATCCTATTGGAGTCATCAAATAGATTATTTCTCCAAACAGTATCATGTGTATGCATTAGATCTTCCCGGTTTTGGTGGATCAAAAGCGGAGAGAGAGGAGTGGTCCATAGAGGCATATTCTGAAGATATAAAGGCATTTATCCATGAGCTAAAGATGAAAAACATTGTAGTCATCGGACACTCTATGGCTGGAGAAATCATGCTTCAAACAGCACTATCCAATAATCCCAACATCATTGGTATCGTTGGTATCGACAACTTCAAACTAATAGATGTCGTATTTCCTAAAGAACAACTAGAGCAGTTTGATGAATTCTTTGAGATGCTAAAAAAAGATTTCAAAAACACGGCACCACAATATGCCGATATGGCGCTGTTCTCTCCTACCACCACCCAAGAGGTTAAAGATCGTGTAAAAAGAGATTTCTCCGAGAGCGATTCACATGTAGGATATGAAACCTGCATGAAACAGATGGAGTTCCTAATGCATGACGCTCCTAAGTTAGAAAAGCTAAACTACAAACTGCATCTGATCCATAGTGATGCGACTCCTACGAATATAGAGGGACTTAATGATCACTGTAAAGAGAATTTTAATATTGAGGTCATTCCCGCTACAGGCCACTATCCTATGATAGAAAAACCCGAAGCATTTAATATGATACTAGAAAAGATATTACTAGAGATCACAACGAACAAATAG
- a CDS encoding YafY family transcriptional regulator, whose amino-acid sequence MNRLDRLTSILIQLQSKRISTAGEIAKRFEVSTRTIYRDIQTLRLAGIPIGEEEGKGYFIVDGYRLPPVMLTIEEARALITTSKILQYHAEDSLKRNYESALLKIKSILSLHDKDKLELLDSRIGYHKPWAPTSLYLDEIQHAITESMKVKIRYQARDPQQITERTIRPYAVYFSGAVWSTITYCELRGELREFRLDRILEFELLESHFLLDKTFKMERYLEERTKKLYRPLTEGCQ is encoded by the coding sequence ATGAATAGACTAGACCGATTAACAAGCATTCTTATTCAACTTCAATCCAAGAGGATCTCTACTGCTGGGGAGATAGCCAAACGGTTCGAAGTATCCACTAGAACAATCTACAGAGATATTCAAACATTGAGACTGGCAGGGATTCCTATAGGAGAAGAAGAGGGAAAAGGTTACTTTATTGTGGATGGATATCGGTTGCCTCCTGTGATGTTGACCATAGAAGAGGCAAGAGCACTGATTACTACAAGTAAAATTCTACAATACCACGCAGAAGATTCACTAAAGAGAAATTATGAGTCTGCCCTATTAAAGATCAAGTCAATCCTGTCGCTTCACGACAAAGATAAATTGGAGTTGTTAGACTCACGAATCGGTTATCACAAACCTTGGGCTCCAACCAGTTTGTATTTAGATGAAATACAACATGCCATCACCGAAAGCATGAAAGTGAAGATCAGATACCAAGCACGTGATCCCCAACAGATCACAGAACGAACAATACGACCTTATGCCGTATACTTTAGTGGTGCGGTTTGGTCCACGATCACCTATTGCGAATTAAGGGGTGAATTAAGAGAGTTTCGTTTGGACAGAATTCTGGAGTTTGAACTACTCGAATCTCACTTCTTACTAGATAAAACATTTAAAATGGAACGCTATCTAGAAGAGCGTACCAAAAAATTATATAGACCCCTGACAGAGGGCTGTCAGTAG
- a CDS encoding HTH domain-containing protein, with product MNRLDRLTSILIQLQSKRISTAGEIAKRFEVSTRTIYRDIH from the coding sequence ATGAATAGACTAGACCGATTAACAAGCATTCTTATTCAACTTCAATCCAAGAGGATCTCTACTGCTGGGGAGATAGCCAAACGGTTCGAAGTATCCACTAGAACAATCTACAGAGATATTCATTAA
- a CDS encoding sulfatase: MRLFMLTIIWIWSFQLIAQEKPNILWITIEDTSPQFIGCYGNKDAQTPAIDKLASEGVLFNNAFSTGTVCSPSRTAIITGVKTYETGTGNHRSAIPIPDYIKGFPYYLQKQGYYTSNNSKTDYNVKNERAFIAACWDESSPNAGWWKRAKGQPFFAVYNFMDSHQSRTMTNTYEWYEDHVLKNVKNPIGENEFDMPPFYKDSPAMRKQFARVYNSIKLTDSKINKLLQRLEKDGLKENTIIFFYADHGEGIPRGKTNGINLGYRVPFVVWFPEKYEHLSPWGTGGVVSDELISFEDLAPTLISLAGGECPDYLKGRILMGNQRSPNTDHLILSSDRSDNGIDMVRTVTNGKYVYTKNFMPFMPEARYIRYMEIGDIKQQMRTDYKQGQLNEVQKRLFEPRPSESLYNIEEDRWELVNLIDDPEHQKMVKRMRKQLKKEMLQSRDVLLLPEYELNMVAKNIPPYAYRMEKEYAIKEIGKGAWMSGERGAKIAQKQAKNLSDPNKVVRYWASVGLRSQSKSDLNSCRADILKAIEDPYAPVAITAAAIAYNQWKNRKAELLLKSYCMDSNNDLALLSIHYLMYVEDKTPFVETIKASHEINGRDYNAKAAAIDFLGSIGLVPNNPSYSQ; encoded by the coding sequence ATGAGACTATTTATGTTGACCATCATTTGGATATGGTCATTCCAACTTATTGCGCAAGAGAAGCCAAATATTCTATGGATCACCATTGAAGATACCTCTCCCCAGTTTATAGGTTGCTATGGAAATAAGGATGCACAAACCCCTGCTATTGATAAACTTGCTTCAGAGGGTGTGCTATTTAATAATGCTTTTTCTACAGGAACAGTATGTTCTCCTAGTCGTACTGCTATTATAACAGGAGTTAAGACGTATGAAACGGGAACAGGAAACCATCGAAGTGCTATTCCTATTCCTGATTATATCAAAGGGTTTCCCTACTATCTTCAAAAACAAGGGTACTACACGAGCAATAATAGCAAAACGGATTACAATGTAAAGAATGAGAGAGCGTTTATTGCAGCATGTTGGGATGAGAGCTCTCCCAATGCAGGATGGTGGAAAAGAGCGAAGGGGCAACCCTTTTTTGCAGTTTACAATTTTATGGATTCACACCAATCCAGGACGATGACCAATACATATGAGTGGTATGAAGACCATGTTTTGAAGAATGTAAAGAACCCTATTGGTGAAAATGAGTTTGATATGCCTCCCTTCTATAAGGATTCCCCAGCAATGCGCAAACAGTTTGCACGTGTTTACAACTCCATTAAATTAACCGATAGTAAGATAAACAAGCTGCTTCAACGTCTAGAGAAAGATGGTTTGAAAGAGAATACCATCATATTCTTCTATGCAGATCATGGGGAAGGTATTCCTAGGGGGAAAACCAATGGCATCAACTTAGGATATCGTGTCCCATTTGTAGTATGGTTTCCTGAAAAATATGAACATCTATCTCCTTGGGGAACAGGAGGTGTGGTCTCGGATGAACTGATTAGTTTTGAGGATTTAGCCCCAACACTCATCAGTCTTGCAGGAGGAGAATGTCCTGATTACCTGAAAGGGCGAATCTTGATGGGCAACCAGCGATCTCCAAATACAGACCACTTGATACTCTCTTCGGATAGATCCGATAATGGGATAGATATGGTTCGTACGGTAACCAATGGAAAATATGTCTACACTAAGAATTTTATGCCTTTTATGCCCGAGGCGAGATATATTCGCTATATGGAGATTGGCGACATAAAACAACAGATGCGAACGGACTACAAACAAGGACAACTGAATGAGGTGCAAAAAAGGTTGTTTGAACCGAGGCCCTCAGAGTCGTTATATAATATCGAAGAGGATAGATGGGAGTTGGTTAACCTGATTGATGACCCTGAACACCAAAAGATGGTGAAGCGGATGAGAAAGCAGTTGAAAAAAGAGATGTTGCAATCTCGTGATGTTCTGTTGTTGCCAGAATATGAACTGAACATGGTGGCGAAAAACATTCCTCCCTATGCTTATCGAATGGAAAAAGAGTATGCTATCAAAGAGATAGGCAAGGGTGCTTGGATGTCAGGAGAGAGAGGGGCTAAGATTGCTCAAAAACAGGCAAAGAATCTTTCTGATCCTAATAAGGTTGTTCGTTACTGGGCATCGGTAGGACTAAGATCTCAATCGAAGTCTGACTTGAATTCTTGCAGAGCTGATATTCTGAAAGCAATAGAAGATCCATATGCACCTGTAGCAATCACTGCAGCTGCTATTGCATACAATCAGTGGAAGAATAGAAAGGCTGAGTTATTACTTAAAAGTTACTGTATGGATTCTAATAATGATCTTGCGCTATTGTCTATTCACTATTTAATGTATGTGGAGGATAAAACCCCTTTTGTCGAAACGATCAAAGCATCCCATGAAATCAATGGGCGAGATTATAATGCAAAAGCAGCAGCCATTGATTTTCTAGGAAGTATAGGGCTGGTTCCAAACAATCCATCCTATAGCCAATAG